One window from the genome of Nicotiana sylvestris chromosome 9, ASM39365v2, whole genome shotgun sequence encodes:
- the LOC138878394 gene encoding secreted RxLR effector protein 161-like codes for MTCTRPDVAYALGVTSRYQADPSEEHWKVVMTILKYLRRTKDQFLIYGDSELKLEGYTDASFSSDRDDSKSISSYVLTLNGGAVSWKSSKQATVADSVTESEDIAASEAAKEAVWMKKFLTELGVVPSIEGAVPLLCDNTGATAQAKEPRSHQKSKHVLRRYHLIREIIERRDVEIQKVDGKENAADPFTKALGAKEFLILMPTVTVYFPSIAKR; via the exons atgacatgtacacgtcctgatgtggcttatgcacttggagtgactagccgCTATCAGGCAGATCCTAGTGAGGAACATTGGAAGGTGGTGAtgaccattcttaagtacttaagaaggactaaagaccaattcctcatctatggagattctgagttgaaacttgaaggttatactgatgcaagtttctcttcagatagagatgatagcaaatctatttctagTTATGTGTTAACCTTAAATGGTGGTgcagtgagttggaaaagttccaaacaagctacagtagCTGATTCAGTGACTGAATCAGAAGATATAGCAGCTAGTGAAGCTGCTAAGGAAgctgtatggatgaaaaagttcttaactgaacttggtgtggttccttcaatagaaggtgcggttccactgttgtgtgacaatactggagccactgctcaagcaaaagaaccaagATCACACCAAAAGTCCAAACACGTTCTGCGAAGGTATCACTTGATAAGAGAGATCATTGAACGTAGAGACGTCGagattcaaaaggttgatggaaaagaaaatgctgcagacccattcactaaagctcttggcgcaaaaga ATTTCTAATTCTAATGCCCACAGTCACTGTATATTTTCCATCAATTGCCAAAAGGTGA